Within the Pseudarthrobacter sp. W1I19 genome, the region CTCCACTTCCCGGGCGGCGGCAATGACGGCATGCCGCACATCGAGGAACTCCCGCGTGGGCTCGATGGGCGCGTAGACGTGCAGCCCGCGGTTGCCGGAGGTTTTGATGAAGCAGGTCAGGCCGGCCTCGGCCAGGACCTCCTTCATCACCAGCGCCGCGGGGACGGCGTCCCCAAAGTCTGTGCCCGGCTGCGGGTCCAAATCGATCCGCAGCTGGTCCGGGTTGTCAGTATTCGCGGTCCGGGAGGGCCAGGGGTGGAAGACCACCGTGTTCATCTGGACAGCCCACACGGCTGCGGCGGGCTCGTCCAGGATCAGCATCGGATGCGTGCGGGCGCTGGGAAAAACCACCTTCTGCGTCCTGATGAAGTCCGGCGTCCCCTTGGGCGGGTTCTTTGAGAAGAACATCTCGCCATTGACGTTGTCCGAGTACCTCTGCAGGGCCACCGGCCGGTCCCCGTTGGCCGCGATGAAGGCTTCTCCCATGTCGCAGATGTAGCGCGCCAGGTCCAGTTTGGTGAGCCCCAGGTCCGGCCAAAGGACGCGGCTGGGGCTGGAAATGCGCATCTCACGGCCGCCGTCGGGGCCCGGAACGGTAATGGTGGTCTGTTCGCTCGCCATGGGGACAACGTACACCCCGGCTGCGGAAACGGGACAGATTTCCGCCCCCGGTCCGGCATGATGGAGGGATGCCAGCCCCGGAAGTTCCCCTGACCGTTACGGTGGGCGACACCACCGTCACCGCAGCTTATGCCCGCCCCGACAATCCTTCCGCCACGTTGGTGGTTGCCCACGGCGCCGGCGCCGGGATGGAGCATCCGTTCCTCACGGGGTTCACGGCGGCACTGAACGGGTTGGGCGTGGCGACGCTGCGCTTCAACTTCCCCTACCGGGAAGCCGGAAGGAAGTTCCCGGACCGGCCGCCAGTGGCCATCGCGGCGTGGCGTGCTGCCATGGCCGCTGCTGCCGGGCAGGCAGGGAAGCATCAGGACGCGGGCCCCCTCTGGGCGGCCGGTAAATCCTTTGGCGGCCGGATGGCGTCCATGGCCGTAGCGGACGGTATGGACGCTGCCGGGCTCGTCTACCTGGGTTATCCCCTGCATCCGCCGGGCAAGCCGGAGAAGCTGCGGGACGAACATCTGTACGGGCTGGCCGCTCCCATGCTGTTCCTGCAAGGCAGCCGGGACACATTCGCCACTCCGGAACTCCTGGCCGACGTGGTGTCACGCATCGGCCCCAATGCTGTCCTTCAATGGGTGGAGGGCGGCGACCACTCCTTCGCTGTCGCCGGCACCAAGCGCCCCGCCGCTGAGGTGGGTGCTTCGCTGGCCCAGCCCGTGGCCGCATTTATCCGGGACAAGTCCCCGTCAATGCAGTCCTGATCCAGTATGTACTGGGCCCGTCCTCAGACCGGCTCAAAGGGACTTACGCTGCGGCCTCCTCGTGCCACCAGCCTTCCCAGGCGGCGGAGGTCAGGCGGCCTTCCGGGAACTCGCTGGTTCCGTCTGCGCCGTTCTGGGACCGGCCGTCCTCGAAGCGGCGGCCGTCGAGCAAAAGGTTGAGGCTGTTCAAGAGAAACATTTTTGCGTCCTTCCATGTCTGATGTGGACCACGCTGTCCAGGTAGGAAAGAGCCTAACGGGGGCATGTTTCAGCCCATCGACCAAACGTTTCGGCTGTGTATCTTTGTTCTCACGGAGCCTGAAAACGCCGGCAAGGCGTTCCCGGAACGCAGCTATTGACGCGGTTTGACGCGTGCGGTGGCGGTGGCCGCCCAGGGATCCTCGGGCCAGGGGTGCTTGGGGTAGCGCCCGCGCATTTCAGCCCGGACCTGGGCGTAGGGGCCCGACCAGAAGGATGTGAGATCGTCGGTGACGGCCAGGGGGCGCCGGGCCGGCGACAGCAGGTGGAACAGGACCGGCACGCGGCCGCCCAGGAGCCGGGGTGTTTCCGCCCACCCGAAGCACTCCTGCAACTTGACGGCCACCACCGGGCGGCCGGTGTGATCCGCGACCTCCGGGTACTCGATCCTGATCCGCGACCCGCTGGGCACCTCAAGCCACTCCGGCGCGAGGTCATCAAGTTGCGCGGCCTCCGGCCAGGGCAGCAGCCGCCGGAGCGGGTTAGCCAGGTCGATGGAGCGTGCGGCCGCTCCGCCGGCGAGGGCTTCCAGCTCCGGACCGAGCCACTCCTCGAGCCGCAGCAACAGGGCCTGGTCCGAGACCTCCGGCCACGGACCGCCCAGGCCGTGGTGCAGGAAGGCGAGCCGACGGCGGAGCGCGTCTGCCGCCGTCGACCATTCCAGGGCGCCGAGTCCTTCCTTTTTTAAAGCCTTCGCGACGGCCACGCGCCCCTCGGCCGGCGACGGCCGGACCGGGGTGGACGACAGGACGATCGCTCCGAGGCGCCGGACCTTCCGGGCGGACACGCGGCCGCCGGCAAACCGTGCTTCGACGGCGTCGGTCAGGAGGTGTCCGGCCGCGGCTTCGGCGAGGTCAGGCATCAGCGGTGCGGCCGACCGGATCACGGCGCCGGTACCGGCGGCATCCCTGCCATCGGCACGGGTTACTTCCGCCACGGCCAGCCACTCGTGACCGGACAGGGAGCTGCCGGCGGGCAGCCCGGCGCGGGTTCCGGAGGTCAGGAGGTAGCGGTTGGGCGGGTCGCCGTCCACGCGGCGTGCCACCCGGTCCGGGAAGGCAAGTGCGACGACGGCTCCCACCACTGCGCTGCCGGTCACCGGTGACGGCAGGACGGGCGAAGCGGAGAGCGGACCGCGCTGCGCCAGGGCAGCAAGCCGGCGGGTGTCTTCTGCCCAGCGCCGGGCAGCTGCGCCCTTTTCGTCACGGAGCTGTGACAGGAGGCGGGTGAGGTCTGCCCCGGGGGCCCGGTGGTCAGCCGAGACCAGGGCCACTGCCTCCGCCGCGGCCAGCTGACCGGCGGCCGCCGCTCCGTCAAGCAGCGCCCGGCCGAGCCTGGGATCGGCCGGAATGCTGGCCAGCAGCCGGCCCGCGCCGGTGATGTGGCCGTCATGCGCCACGGCGCCCAGTTCGCGGAGCACCTCCATCGCGTGGTCCATGGCCTGCCCCGGCGGCTGGTCCGGCAGCGCGAGGCCTTCACCGCGGGGAGAGCCCCAGGCAGAGAGCAGCAGCGCGGCGCCGGTGAGGTCCGCCACCCTGATTTCCGGCGTGACGTGGGCAGGGGCTGCGCCGTAGGCCTGCTGGTCGTAGCAGCGCACCACGCGCCCCGGCCCCTGGCGGGCCGCACGTCCCGCCCGTTGATCGGCAGAGGCGCGGGAGCAGGAAACCGTGACCAGCCCGCTCATGCCCCGCCCGGCGTCGCGGCGGGGCTCGCGGGTCAGGCCGGAGTCAATGACCAGCCGGACACCGGGAACAGTGAGGGAGGACTCGGCCAGATCGGTGGAGACAATTATCCGGGCCTTGCCGCCGGGCAACCGGCCGGAAACCGCCAGGTCCTGTTCAGCGGCTGTCACCTGGCCATGGAGTTCCAGGACGTTAACGGTGGTGCCCAGCTGCCGCCGAAGGTCGGCTGCGACCCGCGAAACCTCCCTCGCACCGGGGAGGAAAACGAGGGCGTCCGTGGAACCGTCCCCGCTGAGGGCCAGGGTGAACTCCTCCGCGGCCGTCCAGGCCACGTGCTCCAGGAAGGCCGGCGTCACTCCCCTGCCGTCGAGCCGTGGCCCGGGCGCGGGCCGCCAGTCGGTGTGAAGGGTGTGGAGCACTGACGCGCAGTCCACTACGGGAGCCGGCGCCCCGCCGTCGTCCGCGCTGCCGCCGCTGTTGGAAAAAAGTGCAGCAAACCGGGGAGCGTCCACGGTTGCGGACATGGCGACGACGGTGAGGTCACCGCGCAGCTCCCGGACCTCGGCGAGCATGCCCACCAGCAGGTCCGTTTCCATGCCGCGTTCGTGGACCTCGTCGAGGACCACCGCTGCCGTGCCCTCAAGGCCGGGGTCGGCCAACAAGCGGCGCAACAGGATGCCGGGCGTGACGAATTCGACGACGGTTTCCTGGCCCGCCTGCCGCTCGCCGCGCACAGAGTAGCCAATCCGGCCCCCCAGAGCGCTGCCGTCCAGCACGGCGAGGCGCCTTGCGGCCGCCCGGGCAGCAACGCGGCGGGGCTGGGTAACCACGATCCGCCCGCTGCCGTGTGCCACGAGGTTTGCAAGCAGCGGCGGGACGAGCGTGGTCTTGCCGGTGCCCGGCGGCGCCTGTATAACTGCTGCCGGTCCTACCCCGCCACTCAGGGCCCGGGTGAGGGCAGGCAATGATTCCGCAAATGCCAAGCCGGCACCAATGGTCCCGAGATCGAAGGGTTTGGCCGCCAACGGCTGCTGCTGCCTGCCCGAAGAAGTCATTCGTCCATTGTGCCCGGAACCGGGGCTAGGGTTTTCCCTTGCCTTTACCCTTTGTTTCCTTGGCTGGATCCGGCTGAGCTGGTTCTTGTTGGACCGGCGCCGGCACCGGCGCGGGCACCGGCGCGGGCACCGGTACGACGACCGGTTGTTCGGGCGCCGGCGCCGGTTCCACGGTTGCATCGGGTGGGGGCGGCTCGGATGCTGTTACCGCAGGAACTTCGGGTGCGGGGGCAGACGCTGCCGCAAGCTGGCCAGTGATGTCCGCCCGCACGTCTTCGACTGCGGCTTCGATTCCGCGGTAACGGGACAAGGAGATCAGGCCCTGGCCGGCGGCGTCGTTCAGGTCCTTCTCCAGGGCCTCAAGTGCGGCGAGGGCGCCGTCCATCCTGTTTTCTGCTGCCGCCTGGCTGATGTTCAGGACCCTGACCTGCAGGCCCCGAAGTGTCCCGGCATCAGAATCCGGGGGCCTCAGGAGCGGAGAGGCGGCATACAGAACCACGGCAAGGCAGGCGGCACCAGCCAGGGCGGCGGCCGCGCGCCACAGGCCGGAGTTTTTCCGGCCGGGCCGGCCACCACTGCCGGCGGCCAATGCCGGAGCCTCAGGCGGCATGCCGGCCCCGCAGCGGAATCATCGCCGCAGGCCGTGCAGGAAGCGCGGTTACTGGGGCGGTGGCTTCACGGGCAGCGGTTGCTTGGAAAGCAGGTGTTTGGGCGATTGCTGCCGGGGCCAGCGCCGCCGGCCGGGCCGGCAGGACGCTGACCGGCGCCGTGTACACAGGAGCCTCAGCAACGTCGGCGGCCGCCCGCCGTGCCAGCAGCCGCTTGACCGCGACGCGCAGCAGGATGGCGATCGACTGCCCGAGGCCCAGCCCCAGGAGCACGTGGCCTGCAAGATACTGGCCCCCGTGGCCGGCAGCACCAAAGGGAGCGCTGAGGGCGGCGGCTGCACCGGCTGCTGCGACCACCAATGCCGAAGCGGCAGCGAAAACTGTACCCATGGCCTACTCCTGTCTCAATTAATCAGCAGGCTTACTAGTATTGGTCAGCAAGCTTACTACCTGATTGCGGCGAAGCAAGCATTGATGCCGAGGGGGTGGGAGCCCGCCGGGAGGTGCATTGCTCAGGGTCTGGACGGTAGTACTCCACCTCTGGACAGCAATAATCAGTAGGCTTAGCATTTTTGTCATCAGCTGGTTCTGCGGGCCGCCAATCAAGAGCCAGGTCCCGAGGGGCCACCCGAACAGGCCGTCGACGCGGCACCACATCAGGAAGGAGCGATCATGGCAACGGCACGGGAAATCATGACCGGGGGCGTGGAGTGCGTGGGTGAGAACGAGACCCTGGAAGCGGCCGCACGGAAGATGAAGGACCTCGATGTGGGCTCACTGCCCATCTGCGGCGAAGACAACCGGCTCAAGGGCATGCTGACGGACAGGGACATCGTGGTTAAGTGCCTGGCGGAGGGCGGGGATCCGCGGACTGCCACGGCGGGTCAGTTCGGTGAAGGCAAGCCCGTGACCATCGGAGCCGACGATTCCATCGAGGAGGCCATCAGGACCATGCAGGACCACCAGGTCCGGAGGTTGCCGGTCATTGACGGGCATGACCTGGTGGGCGTCCTCAGCCAGGGCGACATTGCGAAAAACTACCCGGAGGACCGGGTGGGCGAACTGGTGGCATTCATTTCCTATTGATTCCGGCGCTGCAGAATTTGCGGCCGCCGGAAATCCACAAGGAATCAACCAATATCAGCAGGTTGCCGCTCCGCAATTTCAGCGGGCCGGCACTTGCTTTTCCCATGTGAACCCCTCTGTGGCAGCCAGGTCCATCCCGCCGTAGACAGCGGTGGCCGCCGCGGCGAATCGGATCCCGTGGGCGAGGTCCAGGACCTCCGCGTCGACCTTTGCCACATTGACATCGTAGAGGGCAATTTCTCCCGCCGATCCCCTGATCAGCGCCGCATACGCCAGCGGTGTGCCCACACGCGCAAAACCTTCTCCAGGAATCTTTGATGCATCTGCATCCAAATGGCGGCCGGCGCCGGTAGTAGGTGTGTCAGCAAAACCGCCCGCCCGGCGGGCCGAAGAAGGAGAAATCATGCGCACCAGCATTTTTGCATCAGGAGCAGTGGCAGTAGCGGCGGCACTGGCTTTCGCCGGCCCCGCCCAGGCTGCCGAGGGGGACGCCCAGCTCTCCGTCCTGCACGGGGTTCCCGGGCTGACGGTGGACGTGTGGGTCAACGGCGAACGGACGCTGGACGACTTCACGCCCGGCACCCTGGCCGGCCCCCTGGCACTTCCGGCAGGAAACTACGCTCTTGCCATCACCGCCTCTGATGCCGCAGACGCGTCCGCCGCAGTGATCGGCCCGGTCAACGTGACCCTTGCCGCCAACGGCAACTACACTGCTGTGGCCGACCTGGACGGCGCAGGGAAGCCCACGGCCAACCTGTTCACCAACGACGTCTCGGCGATTGCGGCCGGCAAAGGCAAGCTGACGGTGCGGCACGCAGCTGCAGCGCCCGCCGTCGACGTCCTGGCTGCCGGGTCCGCAGTCATCTCCAACCTGGTAAACCCGAACGAGCAGATGCTCACGCTGGACCCGGGCACCATCCCGGCTGCAGTGGCGGCGGCCGGAACCACCCAACCTGTTATCGGGCCCGCTGATGTCACGGTGGCCGAGGGCACGCACACCATTGTGTACGCCTGGGGCAGCCTGGCGGACAAGAACCTGCAGCTTGCCGTGCAGACCATCGAGGGCCTGCATTCGGCTCCGGGAGCAGTTCCGGGCGGGCGTTCAGGTGCGGCCGATGAAGGTGTCACCGGACAGGCCATGGCAGTGGCCGGGTTCGGGGCAGCAGGCATCGCGCTCGTGCTCGGCGCCGTGGCTGCTTCCCGCACCGCGGCCCTGCGCAAGGCCGGCCGGAAGTAGCTGACTGACATGGAAAGCACGACGGCGGCGCCCCGGTTCCGGAGGCACCTGACGTTCCGGCCCTGGCAGCGCGGGAGGCCACGGTGAAACTTGCCACAACTGGCCGTTCCGTCCGCGCGCGGGCGGGGGCCGTCGTCGTCCTTGCCGCAACCCTCCTGTCCGGTTGCGGCACGGCAGAACCAACCACGCCGGAGGCTGTCCCGTCCGGGGCAGCCTCTGCGTCAGCCCGTGCCGCAGCACCCCCGACCACGCCGGCTCCTGATCCCGCAACCCGGCCGCCCGCCACCGTGCCGGACGTTCCCCTCCGCCAGGCCACTGCCGCCCCCGCTGCTCCCCGCGACCCGGCACCCCGCTTCCTCACCGTGGAGGGCA harbors:
- a CDS encoding CBS domain-containing protein codes for the protein MATAREIMTGGVECVGENETLEAAARKMKDLDVGSLPICGEDNRLKGMLTDRDIVVKCLAEGGDPRTATAGQFGEGKPVTIGADDSIEEAIRTMQDHQVRRLPVIDGHDLVGVLSQGDIAKNYPEDRVGELVAFISY
- the hrpB gene encoding ATP-dependent helicase HrpB; this encodes MTSSGRQQQPLAAKPFDLGTIGAGLAFAESLPALTRALSGGVGPAAVIQAPPGTGKTTLVPPLLANLVAHGSGRIVVTQPRRVAARAAARRLAVLDGSALGGRIGYSVRGERQAGQETVVEFVTPGILLRRLLADPGLEGTAAVVLDEVHERGMETDLLVGMLAEVRELRGDLTVVAMSATVDAPRFAALFSNSGGSADDGGAPAPVVDCASVLHTLHTDWRPAPGPRLDGRGVTPAFLEHVAWTAAEEFTLALSGDGSTDALVFLPGAREVSRVAADLRRQLGTTVNVLELHGQVTAAEQDLAVSGRLPGGKARIIVSTDLAESSLTVPGVRLVIDSGLTREPRRDAGRGMSGLVTVSCSRASADQRAGRAARQGPGRVVRCYDQQAYGAAPAHVTPEIRVADLTGAALLLSAWGSPRGEGLALPDQPPGQAMDHAMEVLRELGAVAHDGHITGAGRLLASIPADPRLGRALLDGAAAAGQLAAAEAVALVSADHRAPGADLTRLLSQLRDEKGAAARRWAEDTRRLAALAQRGPLSASPVLPSPVTGSAVVGAVVALAFPDRVARRVDGDPPNRYLLTSGTRAGLPAGSSLSGHEWLAVAEVTRADGRDAAGTGAVIRSAAPLMPDLAEAAAGHLLTDAVEARFAGGRVSARKVRRLGAIVLSSTPVRPSPAEGRVAVAKALKKEGLGALEWSTAADALRRRLAFLHHGLGGPWPEVSDQALLLRLEEWLGPELEALAGGAAARSIDLANPLRRLLPWPEAAQLDDLAPEWLEVPSGSRIRIEYPEVADHTGRPVVAVKLQECFGWAETPRLLGGRVPVLFHLLSPARRPLAVTDDLTSFWSGPYAQVRAEMRGRYPKHPWPEDPWAATATARVKPRQ
- a CDS encoding alpha/beta family hydrolase, with amino-acid sequence MPAPEVPLTVTVGDTTVTAAYARPDNPSATLVVAHGAGAGMEHPFLTGFTAALNGLGVATLRFNFPYREAGRKFPDRPPVAIAAWRAAMAAAAGQAGKHQDAGPLWAAGKSFGGRMASMAVADGMDAAGLVYLGYPLHPPGKPEKLRDEHLYGLAAPMLFLQGSRDTFATPELLADVVSRIGPNAVLQWVEGGDHSFAVAGTKRPAAEVGASLAQPVAAFIRDKSPSMQS
- a CDS encoding DUF4397 domain-containing protein; translated protein: MRTSIFASGAVAVAAALAFAGPAQAAEGDAQLSVLHGVPGLTVDVWVNGERTLDDFTPGTLAGPLALPAGNYALAITASDAADASAAVIGPVNVTLAANGNYTAVADLDGAGKPTANLFTNDVSAIAAGKGKLTVRHAAAAPAVDVLAAGSAVISNLVNPNEQMLTLDPGTIPAAVAAAGTTQPVIGPADVTVAEGTHTIVYAWGSLADKNLQLAVQTIEGLHSAPGAVPGGRSGAADEGVTGQAMAVAGFGAAGIALVLGAVAASRTAALRKAGRK
- the ligD gene encoding non-homologous end-joining DNA ligase, whose translation is MASEQTTITVPGPDGGREMRISSPSRVLWPDLGLTKLDLARYICDMGEAFIAANGDRPVALQRYSDNVNGEMFFSKNPPKGTPDFIRTQKVVFPSARTHPMLILDEPAAAVWAVQMNTVVFHPWPSRTANTDNPDQLRIDLDPQPGTDFGDAVPAALVMKEVLAEAGLTCFIKTSGNRGLHVYAPIEPTREFLDVRHAVIAAAREVERRMPEQVTTAWWKEERGKRVFLDFNQANRDRTIAGAYSPRALPHASVSCPITWDELETADPKDFTILTVPDRLKTVGDPWADMHSTSGTIDTLLKWWERDLKAGLEEMPFPPDYPKMPGEPPRVQPSRARKQD